AATATATCCTGAAACGGTCCAACCAAGCAAGAAGGAAATTAATCCAAGTCCCAAGCAAACGACTGCAATAACTTGGTTGAATTGCTGTTGTGAATGATCTTCAGGAATATAATCGGAAGGTTTCTTTTTCAGAAAGAGCTTGGCGAGACGCATCACTGGATTGAAATTAAAGAGAAGACCCAAAAGTCCTGCTGTTAAAGGAATCACTAATATCCATATTTGTCCCGTTAATA
The DNA window shown above is from Peribacillus sp. FSL P2-0133 and carries:
- a CDS encoding DUF4395 domain-containing protein, giving the protein MPSEIRSIPRPLVRTNQWVILLSVATALLTGQIWILVIPLTAGLLGLLFNFNPVMRLAKLFLKKKPSDYIPEDHSQQQFNQVIAVVCLGLGLISFLLGWTVSGYIFTVMVGLASFIAILGFCIGCFILYQWKQYSYRRSLR